Proteins found in one Populus alba chromosome 14, ASM523922v2, whole genome shotgun sequence genomic segment:
- the LOC118059462 gene encoding amino acid permease 3-like — translation MNTTSLRNHQVFDISIDTHQQGGSRWFDDDGRPKRTGTVWTASAHIITAVIGSGVLSLAWAIGQLGWIAGPAVMFLFSFVTCYTSTLLSACYRSGDPITGKRNYTYMDAVRSNLGGVKVKICGFVQYLNLFGVAVGYTIASSISMMAIKRSNCFHKSGGKNPCRMNANPYMIGFGIAEILLSQIPGFDQLQWLSLVAAVMSFTYSSIGLGLGIGKVIENGKISGSLTGISIGTVTQTQKIWKSFQALGDIAFAYSFSMILVEIQDTIKSPPSEAKTMKKATLISVVVTTLFYMFCGCFGYAAFGDMSPGNLLTGFGFYNPYWLLDIANAAIVIHLVGAYQVYCQPLYAFIEKEAAQRFPDSEFITKDIKIPIPGFRPFNLNLFRMIWRTLFVVLTTVVSMLLPFFNDIAGLLGALGFWPLTVYFPVEMYIVQKKIPKWSTRWLCLQILSVACLIITIAAAAGSVAGIVGDLKSIKPFQTSY, via the exons ATGAACACGACGAGCCTAAGGAATCACCAAGTTTTCGATATCTCCATTGACACGCATCAACAAGGTGGCTCCCGGTGGTTTGATGACGATGGCCGTCCCAAGCGAACTG GGACCGTATGGACTGCAAGTGCTCACATCATAACAGCTGTTATCGGGTCTGGTGTTCTTTCCTTGGCCTGGGCTATAGGTCAGCTTGGATGGATCGCTGGACCTGCTGTCatgtttttgttctcttttgtCACTTGCTATACTTCGACTCTGCTCTCTGCCTGCTACCGCTCTGGTGATCCTATTACCGGCAAGAGAAACTACACATACATGGATGCTGTTCGCTCCAATCTTG gtgGTGTTAAGGTCAAGATATGTGGATTTGTCCAGTACCTGAATCTTTTTGGAGTTGCCGTTGGCTACACAATTGCATCATCTATAAGCATGAT GGCAATAAAGAGGTCAAATTGTTTTCACAAGAGTGGTGGAAAAAATCCATGCCGTATGAATGCCAATCCATATATGATAGGGTTTGGCATAGCTGAGATACTTTTGTCTCAAATTCCTGGGTTTGATCAGTTACAATGGCTCTCTCTTGTCGCTGCAGTCATGTCCTTCACTTATTCATCAATTGGTCTAGGTCTTGGCATTGGTAAAGTTatagaaaatggaaaaattaGTGGAAGTCTAACTGGAATAAGCATTGGCACTGTGACTCAAACCCAAAAGATATGGAAGAGCTTCCAGGCACTCGGTGACATTGCTTTTGCCTATTCTTTCTCCATGATCCTCGTTGAGATTCAG GACACAATCAAATCCCCACCATCAGAAGCCAAGACAATGAAGAAGGCAACTCTAATAAGTGTTGTAGTCACAACCCTTTTCTACATGTTCTGTGGCTGCTTTGGCTATGCTGCTTTTGGAGACATGTCCCCTGGAAACCTCCTTACTGGATTTGGCTTTTATAACCCATACTGGCTGCTTGATATTGCCAATGCTGCCATAGTGATTCACCTTGTTGGCGCATACCAGGTCTACTGCCAACCTCTCTACGCTTTCATCGAAAAAGAAGCAGCTCAAAGATTTCCAGACAGTGAATTCATTACGAAAGACATCAAAATCCCGATTCCTGGTTTCCGCCCCTTCAATCTCAATCTCTTTAGAATGATTTGGAGGACCCTCTTTGTGGTCCTCACCACTGTGGTTTCAATGCTCCTTCCCTTCTTTAATGACATAGCTGGTTTACTTGGGGCTTTGGGATTTTGGCCATTGACGGTTTACTTCCCTGTGGAGATGTATATTGTACAAAAGAAGATACCAAAGTGGAGCACAAGATGGCTCTGCCTGCAGATCCTAAGTGTTGCTTGCCTCATTATCACTATAGCTGCCGCTGCTGGCTCTGTTGCTGGAATTGTCGGCGATCTCAAGTCGATCAAACCCTTCCAGACCAGTTACTAA
- the LOC118050710 gene encoding uncharacterized protein, producing MKTEERNPNENIIYHFGESKVETTVGDDEVNLGSTTLPEFTQGKENTTSLKIETSVNNELIEGGIESKILDQFTTKKLKVDMDVKTSIGIGVEWVKTGLLGVEVLRGGVMLKETNNEMPRCIISTLKW from the coding sequence ATGAAGACAGAAGAAAGGAATCCGAATGAAAATATCATCTATCATTTTGGAGAGTCTAAAGTTGAAACGACAGTGGGAGACGATGAGGTTAATTTGGGATCGACGACCTTGCCTGAGTTCACTCAGGGAAAAGAGAATACGACTAGTTTGAAAATTGAAACCAGTGTGAACAATGAGCTGATCGAGGGTGGAATTGAATCGAAGATTCTTGATCAGTTCACGACCAAAAAACTGAAGGTGGATATGGATGTGAAAACGAGCATTGGAATTGGTGTTGAATGGGTGAAGACAGGGTTGCTGGGAGTGGAAGTTCTGCGTGGAGGTGTAATGTTGAAGGAGACCAATAATGAGATGCCAAGATGTATCATAAGTACGCTTAAATGGTaa
- the LOC118059376 gene encoding chloroplast processing peptidase-like, which produces MSFLRPSALNNFFITSATVLKWMPCQSWGFLRWPGLDGLLRLLVLVLLWSTFSELRFIPSSSMYPTLRVGDRIIIEKASYYLKVPAINDIVTFRAPKQLGITGEDVFIKRVVAKAGDLVQVHHGSLYVNGIAQTEDFLVERPAYTSNLTYVPEGHVYVLGDNRNNSYDSHVWGPLPIKNVIGRFVTCCYRPSNK; this is translated from the exons ATGAGTTTCTTGAGGCCATCTGCACTGAATAATTTCTTTATAACATCGGCCACAGTACTAAAATGGATGCCATGCCAGAGCTGGGGGTTTCTTCGATGGCCTGGTCTTGATGGGTTGTTAAGGCTTCTTGTTCTGGTGCTTTTGTGGTCTACTTTTTCAGAGCTTCGCTTCATCCCGTCGTCCTCCATGTACCCGACTCTTCGTGTTGGTGATCGTATCATCATTGAAAAG GCCTCATACTATCTCAAGGTACCGGCTATAAATGATATAGTTACATTCCGAGCTCCGAAACAG CTCGGAATCACAGGGGAAGATGTTTTCATAAAGAGAGTTGTTGCAAAGGCAGGAGACTTGGTTCAg GTTCACCATGGATCACTTTATGTAAATGGAATTGCCCAGACCGAAGACTTCCTAGTTGAGCGACCTGCATATACATCTAATTTAACT TATGTGCCTGAAGGTCATGTTTATGTGCTGGGTGATAACCGTAATAACAGCTACGACTCCCATGTTTG GGGACCCCTTCCTATAAAGAACGTCATTGGAAGATTTGTAACGTGTTGCTACAGGCCTTCAAACAAATGA
- the LOC118059290 gene encoding amino acid permease 3-like translates to MCENTPAKNQLPHQVFSVSIDTNPQSGSKWFDDDGRPKRTGTVWTASAHIITAVMGSGVLSLAWAIGQLGWIAGPAVMLLFSLVTYYTSTLLSACYRSGDPSTGKRNYTYMDAVRANLGGVKVKICGFVLYLNPFGVATGYTIASSISMMAIKRSNCFHKSGGKHPCRMNANPYMIGFGIAEILLSQIPGFDQLQWLSLVAAVMSFTYASIGLGLGIGKVIENGKISGSLTGISIGTVTQTQKIWKSFQALGDIAFAYSFSMILVEIQDTIKSPPSEAKTMKKATLVSVIVTTLFYLFCGCFGYAAFGDMSPGNLLTGFGFYNPYWLLDIANVAIVIHLVGAYQVSCQPLYVFIEKEAAQRFPDSEFISKDIKIPIPGFRPYNLNLFRMIWRTLFVVLTTVISMLLPFFNDIVRLLGALGFWPLTVYFPVEMYIVQKMIPKWSTRWLCLQILSVVCLIITIAAAAGSVAGIVGDLKSIKPFQTSY, encoded by the exons CAAACGAACCG GAACTGTGTGGACTGCAAGTGCTCACATCATAACAGCTGTTATGGGATCCGGAGTTCTCTCCTTGGCTTGGGCTATTGGTCAGCTTGGATGGATTGCTGGACCAGCTGTGATGCTTTTGTTCTCGCTTGTCACTTACTATACTTCGACTCTGCTCTCTGCCTGCTACCGCTCTGGTGATCCTAGTACCGGCAAGAGAAACTACACCTACATGGATGCTGTTCGGGCCAATCTTG gTGGTGTTAAGGTAAAGATATGTGGATTTGTTCTGTACCTGAATCCTTTTGGAGTTGCCACTGGCTACACAATTGCATCATCTATAAGCATGAT GGCAATAAAGAGGTCAAATTGTTTTCACAAGAGTGGTGGAAAACATCCATGCCGTATGAATGCCAATCCATATATGATAGGGTTTGGCATAGCTGAGATACTTTTGTCTCAAATTCCTGGGTTTGATCAGTTACAATGGCTCTCTCTCGTCGCTGCAGTCATGTCCTTCACTTATGCATCAATTGGTCTAGGTCTTGGCATTGGTAAAGTTatagaaaatggaaaaattaGTGGAAGTCTAACTGGAATAAGCATTGGCACCGTGACTCAAACCCAAAAGATATGGAAGAGCTTCCAAGCACTCGGTGACATTGCTTTTGCCTATTCTTTCTCCATGATCCTCGTTGAGATTCAG GACACAATCAAATCCCCACCATCAGAAGCCAAGACAATGAAGAAGGCAACTCTAGTAAGTGTTATAGTCACAACCCTTTTCTACCTGTTCTGTGGCTGCTTTGGCTATGCTGCTTTTGGAGACATGTCCCCTGGAAACCTCCTTACTGGATTTGGCTTTTATAACCCATACTGGCTGCTTGATATTGCCAACGTTGCCATAGTGATTCACCTTGTTGGCGCATACCAGGTCTCCTGCCAACCTCTCTATGTTTTCATCGAAAAAGAAGCAGCTCAAAGATTTCCAGATAGTGAATTCATTTCGAAAGACATCAAAATCCCGATTCCTGGTTTCCGCCCCTACAATCTCAATCTCTTTAGAATGATTTGGAGGACCCTCTTTGTGGTCCTCACCACTGTGATTTCAATGCTCCTTCCCTTCTTTAATGACATAGTTCGTTTACTTGGGGCTTTGGGATTTTGGCCATTGACGGTTTACTTCCCTGTGGAGATGTATATTGTACAAAAGATGATACCAAAGTGGAGCACAAGATGGCTTTGCCTGCAGATCCTGAGTGTTGTTTGCCTCATTATCACTATAGCTGCCGCTGCTGGCTCTGTTGCTGGAATTGTTGGCGATCTCAAGTCGATCAAACCCTTCCAGACCAGTTACTAA